The genomic segment CAGTAAATCATTTTGCAGCATTCTAGAGATCACAGAGCCTTCTCTTTCATGGTGTGTCTCTCAGCCttatccctccctccctccctcactctaaCTCTCATTCACCCACTCGTCCCGGACAGAGAGCCTGGCCCGGCTCGATCGGCGGTCTAATTATCGTCAGTTGCTTGTTAATATCTCACACCCTGGTTGACGTTAGAGAACCTTCTGCTAATGTCTGTTCCTGTCTCAGCTTTAAAGATGAAGGAGAAGTCAAACAGCCAATACGAGTCCTTCCTCTTCTGGAGGCAGCCAATCCCAGCCCTCGATCTATCCGAGCTGGAGAATATGGGTTTGACTGACGGTCAGTCGACCAATagcagaaaaggaaaagacaagCTGCCCAAACTGAGGCGTCAGGAcgaggaggtgagagaggacGTCTGAGCTTTGATTGTTTGATCACATGACTTCATGTATTTGGATTAATCTGCCAACGagaatcacattttaaatgtctttgcAAAAGCACTTTGTTCTGCTGCCAGCAGGTGGAGCTGTGACTCACCTGTCACCAGGTTTGATCCAGGTCCGATGGTCGTGTTGACTccgtcttctcttcctctctccacagACGAAGCTGCAGGAGTTTTCTTCCTTTAACTACTGGAGAGCTCCGATCGCTGACGTGGACACTCTGCTCGCCGACctcaacctgctgctgtgagacCAGACCACCTGTCCCCTGATCCAAGACCACCTGTCCTCTGAACCCAGACCACCTGTCCTCTGATCCCACACCGCATGTCCTCTGATCCCAGACCACCTGTCCTCTGAACCCAGACTACATGTCCTCTGAACCCAGACCACCTGTCCCCTGATCCCAGACCACCTGTCCCCTGATCCAAGACCACCTGTCCTCTGAACCCAGACATCATGTCCTCTGATCCCAGACCGCATGTCCTCTGATCCAAGACCACCTGTCCTCTGGTCCCAGACATCATGTCCTCTGATCCCAGACATCATGTCCTCTGATCCCAGAccacctgacctctgaccccagaCCACGTGTCCCCTGACCCCAGACCACATGTCCCCTGACCTGACCCCAGACCACCTCTGACCAACCTCACTTGATCTGTGACCCCAGATCCTGGATCAGTCTCTTGCTCCAGCTTGAAGTTTGTCTTCAGGAGCATTTAcagaacatttgtgtttttcagtgaatTCGTCAGAAAATTAAAATCAGTCTGCAGAGACTGGTCCTGGTTCAGATTCAGGTTCTGGTTCAGATTAGCGTCCCTCAGCTTCGTGTTCACTCTGACTCAGTGTTGTATGAAGATGCATCACACTCACTGAAGACGTGATGATGTCATAGTGAAGAATTAAGCACAGGAAGAGgacatcatgacatcatcaggtcTCTGTTGTGAATGGGATGCACCTCTTGAGTATTTGTCCATGTCAGATCTATAATTTATCATTATCACTTTATTTTAGACAATGATCAGAATGTTCCTCAGTGTcacataaattatttatttattagacgAGTTCTACCTGTGAGACGTTTTCATCAGTTTCTATTtgtgcctttttcttttcagctgctTTGTTCAGTCGTCttgattatttattgatttctcaTGCTGCTGTTTGACCCACTTTGAGAAAGTCCTGTCAGAATGTAATGTTCAcacactaaaataaataaaatgtcattgattgATCTACATCACTTTGATCACGGATCCGTTTCTTCTAAAATAGATCAAGCTTCTGTGATTTCACTGGATCTAGTTTAATGTGAAGTTAAactataaaactaaaacaaaggttttaatattcaaataatTATAGAACAAACTTTGCTTTTAGTGTGGATAAAATAAAGGTTTATCTTGTACTGTTTTCTTTATGAAGTAATTCAACATTCAAAGTACATGAAGTCTTTATTTGtatgtgaaacattttcagaaaaatataatttaactttgaaaatcagattttatatttacaaaatatttgtactattatttttacttttattattggTCCTCTGACATCATCTCTCCAGCTCCTGATGGATCCTGAGGTTGTTCCCAGGGCTGATGGGATATGTAGTTCTGTCTACTCCGGGTGGGCGTGTCCTATGATTTTACACTGatcaatcaataaaatcaaCAACAAATCAAAGATCACGAGttgatgtttaaaataaaaagcatctgTTTAAGACGTCATACATTATAATTATGTTAAGGAGCCGAACCACTTCAGGCCTGTTACTGACTTCTCACCTGATGAAGACCATGGAGAGGATCATCCTGCCACACCTGCGATCGCTGGTGGGCACACAgctggaccccctgcagtttgcctaccaGCCTGGGATTGGAGTGGACGACGCAGTTATTGACCTGCTGCACAGATCGCTGCTACACCTGGAGGACAGCGGGAGCAATGTGAGGGTCATGTTTTTCAACTTCTCCAGTGCTTTTAACACCATCCAGCCTTCAGTGCTCAAAGTGAAGATGGAAAGTGTGGGAGTAGACCAACACCTGGCTGCATGGACAACTGACTACCTCACCaacagaccacagtttgtgaggcTCCATCACTGTGTCTGACGTGGTGCACTGCAGCACAGGTGCCCCTCAGGGTACGGTGCTCTCCCCCCTTTCTCTTCACCCTCTACACATCGGACTTCACCCACAACACCACCCACTGCCACATCCAGAAGTTCTCCGATGACACAGCCACTGTTGGGTGTGTTTCTGAGGGGAACGACCTGGAATACAGGACGGTCATCAGGGACTTTGTCAGCTGGAGTGAGCTCAACCAGCTCCAGCTCATCACCAGCAAGACGAAGGAGATGATCGTAAACTTCCGGAGGAAAGCATCCTACTTCACACCGGTGAACTTCCAGGGATCGGACATAGAGGTGCTGGAGAGCTACACATTCCTGGGTGTTCACCtcaacaataaactggactggactGACAACACCCATGCTCTTTACAAGAAGGGCCAGAGTCGCCTCCACCTGCTGAGGAGACTGAGGTCCTCCGGAGTGTGCAGGGCTCTCTTCAGGACTTTCTATGACTCTGTGGTGGCCTCAGCCATCTTTTATGCTGTGGTCTGCTGGAGAGGGGGCAGCACGGACAGAGATCAGGCTCAATAGACTTATTAGAAGGGCAAGCTCTATCCTGGACTGTCCTCTGGACTCCATAGAggaagtgggggagagaaggaTGTTAGCTAAGATGAGATCCATCATGGACAACACCTCTCACCCCCTACATAACACTGTGGTCcctgagcagctccttcagctgcagACTGTTACACCCACAGTGTAAGAAGGTTCCGCAGGTCCTTCATCCCGGCTGCTGCCAGGCTCTACAACACCTGCACCACCTGATAATGTTGTAGTTTCCTGTTCATGTCTCGACCCACTACTACTCACCAtggctgtatttttatttatccacaattacattttctaatatttttaatatttacatttaccaCTTACAATGTCTGACTCTCCTTATCATAGTACTTATATCATGGTCACTTTACATtgcaatattttcttatttcattttatttcattcatgaGCATGAATATTACTTATATTCTTTACattacaatactttttatatcatgCCACTCTTTTTTTATGTACCCTTTTGcacattgtctgtttgcaggtcgattgttttcttttttactgtgtAAATTACAGaaatgtctgttgttttgtgttattgccttttccattttaatttctgtagtgTATACTacactttctctctgctgctgtaacaagtacATTTCTccgttgtgggatgaataaagtacatctcatctaatctaatctaatctaatctaaataCTAACAAACGGTTGCAGTGCTATAGGTGGACTGTAGGGGGCGGGCTCACGCCAGGCCCCACCCACACCGAGGTCAAcctctctgcttcctgttccGGTGTCGCGGAGCCGCTGTCTTGTTTTCACAtaagctcctccccctgcaggtGAGCGCTTGTCACCGCCTCAGTGACGTCAACAGAAGCTGCTTTAGCCTCACAAGCTAACAGTTTGTACTAGCTAACGGCTAACACAGCTAGCTGCAAAACACGCGCGTCAAATGACACAAAGTTATGAGCACACCTCCTGTTTGGACTTTCAACATAAAATACAGATTGAGAGAGTATCTGCAACAAGCTGCATTAAAAACCAAAGAACCGGATTCAGATGTAAACAGCTGCTGTGGTTCGTTAATTCATCATCAATCAACTGCAAACACTTCAAATCAACATTTGTtccatttgtcattttaaatggtTCTGTCATTTCTGGAAATAAAGTTACTTTGAGTTAAGGAGATTTAACGGCACAAAAAACATCATGTCAACTTCTGCTCCACAGAAAATATTGtacaactatatatatatatatattatattattctaaTTACAGAATAC from the Paralichthys olivaceus isolate ysfri-2021 chromosome 20, ASM2471397v2, whole genome shotgun sequence genome contains:
- the mllt11 gene encoding protein AF1q — encoded protein: MKEKSNSQYESFLFWRQPIPALDLSELENMGLTDGQSTNSRKGKDKLPKLRRQDEETKLQEFSSFNYWRAPIADVDTLLADLNLLL